From Aristaeella lactis, the proteins below share one genomic window:
- a CDS encoding DUF308 domain-containing protein: MLFQSLDKLKRQSILAAILMMALGVVMLICPESYVNTLVVTVGYGMIIFALVEMLEFIVSKKALIHYIIFTGALFIAILGVFILIYNQDLLKALGWLFGFVLVQDSLFTLLNALLFARRSNRKGWWMLIIFAIVLMALGVLIFLNPWWDSPTLLMRIIGGALLFSAFVSTLRLIWVWPFKNGKESAEDASER; the protein is encoded by the coding sequence ATGTTGTTTCAATCATTGGATAAACTCAAGCGGCAGTCGATACTGGCTGCAATTCTCATGATGGCTCTCGGTGTGGTCATGCTGATTTGCCCCGAAAGCTATGTGAATACCCTCGTTGTGACCGTGGGCTATGGGATGATTATCTTTGCGCTCGTGGAGATGCTTGAATTCATTGTAAGCAAAAAAGCCTTGATTCACTACATCATTTTTACCGGCGCATTATTCATCGCTATTCTCGGCGTCTTCATACTCATTTACAATCAGGATCTTCTGAAAGCCTTGGGCTGGCTGTTCGGATTCGTGCTGGTGCAAGATAGCCTGTTTACGCTGTTGAATGCTCTGTTGTTTGCCCGCCGCTCCAATCGGAAGGGTTGGTGGATGCTGATCATATTTGCCATTGTGCTTATGGCTTTGGGTGTATTGATCTTTTTGAATCCCTGGTGGGATTCCCCGACCTTACTCATGAGGATCATCGGTGGCGCGCTCCTGTTTTCCGCTTTTGTGAGCACGCTTAGGCTCATTTGGGTGTGGCCGTTCAAAAACGGGAAGGAGAGTGCGGAAGATGCCTCTGAACGATAA
- a CDS encoding Crp/Fnr family transcriptional regulator, with protein sequence MTEMLKQIPYWEYLTEDEKKRAAESAYIRHYVTGEQMYGPYVECVGMIHVLKGETRAYLLSDEGREVTLFRVVQGDNCIISASCVLAQISFEAHMEASEDSDILIIPVELFGEFCEKNVYVRCFAYELATTRFSSVVAVMEQTLFSRLDKRLAGCLLRLYKKTGDTEIRLTQEQLAGQVNSVRETVGRMLKRFAAEGMIEIHRGGVMLKNLKKLEETAR encoded by the coding sequence ATGACAGAAATGCTGAAGCAGATTCCGTACTGGGAATATCTGACGGAAGATGAAAAGAAGCGTGCCGCGGAGTCGGCGTATATCCGGCACTATGTTACGGGAGAACAGATGTACGGGCCCTATGTGGAATGCGTGGGCATGATCCATGTGCTGAAAGGGGAAACCAGGGCATACCTGCTTTCGGATGAAGGCCGGGAGGTAACGCTGTTCCGGGTGGTGCAGGGGGACAACTGCATTATCTCCGCTTCCTGCGTGCTGGCGCAGATCAGCTTTGAGGCGCATATGGAGGCCTCGGAAGATTCCGATATCCTGATCATTCCCGTGGAGCTGTTCGGGGAATTCTGCGAGAAAAATGTGTATGTGCGGTGTTTCGCCTATGAGCTGGCGACGACGCGGTTCTCCTCTGTGGTGGCAGTGATGGAGCAGACGCTGTTTTCCCGGCTGGACAAGCGGCTGGCGGGGTGCCTGCTGCGGCTGTACAAGAAGACCGGGGACACGGAGATCCGCCTGACCCAGGAGCAGCTGGCCGGACAGGTGAACTCCGTGCGGGAGACCGTTGGACGGATGCTGAAGCGTTTTGCGGCGGAAGGAATGATCGAGATCCACAGGGGCGGCGTGATGCTGAAGAACCTGAAAAAGCTGGAGGAAACAGCCCGCTGA
- a CDS encoding ABC1 kinase family protein produces MPLNDKAQKMVDKLETEKEQIKHSTEEMSAELKRLLESEINAFQKREKHRSTEMIAIFARHNFYANGFTPQELRTTLEDLGPTYVKIGQIMSSRVDLLPVGYCRELAKLRDSVKPLDPAVAKAVIEQETGKKNDEIYSEFRDEPLGSASIAQVHYGVLKDGTRVVTKIQRPLIADMMRKDFVLLNKLVDLVNIVEEDSDEQVIDFKSVIREVERVTKAELDFRVEAENTRLFRKKCIDDEELISCPTVIDELTTERIFTMTYIDGCSVANTEKLTADGCDLDEIGRVIVDSYLHQVLDVGTFHADPHQGNILVSHGKPYWIDFGMIGHVTDKDIDLIQDAVKALLIQDADSLVNAVMGMGAASEKTDRTMLTRDAEMFIQKYMNVKSVSDINAIEVFDEVMSLAAKNHVSMPGRFTMLARSLTTLEGVIEQLCPDLNIFDMLYDKLKERARQNMNIPRELFEKGQELVKAGKKAARIPLLASEVLEGMVKGKTKVRFELSGYEEPLNRIFHFLRYTVLTLVALVLFIGSCILCTTDFKPILPNGVPLLAVAGIVFSIALAIFSIKKLK; encoded by the coding sequence ATGCCTCTGAACGATAAAGCGCAAAAAATGGTGGACAAGCTTGAAACTGAAAAAGAACAGATCAAACATAGTACGGAGGAAATGAGTGCGGAACTGAAGCGGCTCCTTGAAAGTGAGATCAATGCGTTTCAGAAGCGCGAGAAGCACCGCTCCACCGAAATGATCGCTATCTTTGCCAGGCATAATTTCTACGCCAACGGTTTTACACCGCAGGAGCTTCGGACGACCCTGGAAGATCTTGGGCCAACCTATGTAAAGATCGGCCAGATCATGTCCAGTCGGGTTGATCTTCTGCCTGTCGGGTATTGCAGGGAACTGGCAAAGCTGCGTGATAGCGTAAAGCCTCTGGACCCGGCTGTGGCCAAAGCCGTCATCGAGCAGGAAACCGGCAAAAAAAACGACGAAATCTATTCTGAGTTTCGGGATGAACCACTGGGATCCGCATCGATCGCACAGGTCCATTATGGTGTCCTCAAGGATGGTACCCGAGTCGTTACCAAGATACAGCGCCCTTTGATCGCCGACATGATGCGAAAAGACTTCGTGCTTCTCAACAAGCTTGTTGACCTGGTGAACATCGTCGAGGAAGATTCCGACGAACAGGTCATCGACTTCAAATCGGTGATCAGAGAGGTTGAACGTGTTACCAAAGCTGAACTTGATTTCCGCGTGGAGGCAGAAAACACACGTCTTTTTAGGAAGAAGTGCATTGATGACGAAGAACTGATCTCCTGCCCAACCGTCATCGATGAGCTGACCACCGAACGCATCTTTACCATGACCTATATCGATGGCTGCTCTGTCGCCAACACGGAAAAATTGACTGCGGATGGTTGCGATCTGGATGAGATCGGGCGCGTGATTGTGGACAGTTACCTGCATCAGGTGCTGGACGTAGGCACATTCCACGCCGATCCGCATCAGGGCAACATCCTGGTCAGCCATGGCAAGCCCTATTGGATCGACTTCGGGATGATCGGGCACGTCACGGACAAGGATATCGATTTAATCCAAGACGCGGTCAAGGCGCTGTTGATCCAGGATGCTGACTCTTTGGTCAACGCGGTCATGGGTATGGGCGCTGCTTCGGAGAAAACCGACCGCACTATGCTTACCCGGGATGCAGAAATGTTCATCCAGAAGTATATGAATGTGAAGAGCGTCAGCGACATCAATGCGATCGAGGTGTTCGACGAAGTGATGAGCTTGGCTGCCAAAAACCACGTTTCTATGCCTGGCAGGTTCACCATGCTCGCCCGCTCCCTCACCACCCTGGAAGGCGTCATTGAGCAGCTTTGCCCTGACCTGAACATATTCGATATGCTTTATGATAAGCTGAAGGAGCGTGCGCGGCAGAATATGAACATTCCGCGTGAGCTTTTTGAGAAAGGGCAGGAACTGGTCAAGGCGGGTAAAAAGGCAGCAAGAATCCCTCTCCTCGCTTCTGAAGTTCTGGAGGGTATGGTGAAGGGAAAGACGAAGGTGCGCTTCGAGTTGTCCGGCTATGAGGAACCCCTAAACCGGATCTTCCACTTCCTGCGGTACACCGTACTGACGCTGGTGGCTTTGGTACTGTTCATCGGATCCTGCATTCTTTGCACCACCGATTTCAAGCCGATTCTACCCAACGGAGTGCCCCTGCTGGCTGTAGCCGGGATCGTCTTTTCCATCGCGTTGGCGATATTCTCGATCAAAAAGCTGAAATAG
- a CDS encoding helix-turn-helix transcriptional regulator, whose amino-acid sequence MTENGKMNKVIGERIKAARLVKGLSQEKLGDLLGVSFQAVSSWETGKFIPDSDHLAALAKALDLSLDALFVDEEKNWELGRINYDPEHMFTRVKVKAEEKGMFQTLRVLDLLRPAHGAQPRKSKYGFKASYTVHPLTMACHALAMGLVDDDVLAACLAHDMVEDAHMKPEDLPVNDRVREAVRLVSKNMYDPNDPDWEKKYFENIRENPLACLVKCLDRVNNLAGMADAFSRKKMIRYTAETDKYYPALLEVVKKTHGWNDAWWLLRYQMMTMVETFKRLL is encoded by the coding sequence ATGACGGAAAACGGAAAGATGAATAAGGTGATCGGGGAGAGGATCAAGGCGGCACGTCTGGTAAAGGGGCTGAGCCAGGAGAAACTGGGAGACCTGCTGGGGGTCTCCTTCCAGGCGGTGAGCAGCTGGGAGACCGGAAAGTTCATTCCTGATTCGGATCATCTGGCGGCGCTGGCGAAGGCGCTGGATCTCTCCCTGGACGCGCTGTTTGTGGATGAGGAAAAGAATTGGGAGCTGGGGAGGATCAATTATGATCCTGAGCACATGTTTACCCGTGTGAAAGTCAAGGCCGAGGAAAAGGGCATGTTCCAGACGCTGCGGGTGCTGGACCTGCTGCGTCCGGCGCATGGAGCGCAGCCCAGAAAGTCGAAATACGGGTTTAAAGCCAGCTATACTGTGCATCCCCTGACCATGGCCTGTCACGCCCTGGCGATGGGCCTTGTCGATGATGACGTTCTCGCGGCCTGTCTGGCTCACGACATGGTAGAGGACGCCCATATGAAGCCTGAGGATCTGCCGGTGAATGATCGGGTACGGGAAGCGGTACGGCTGGTCTCCAAGAACATGTATGATCCTAATGATCCGGATTGGGAAAAGAAATACTTTGAAAACATCCGGGAGAACCCGCTGGCCTGTTTGGTGAAATGCCTGGACCGGGTGAACAACCTGGCGGGGATGGCGGACGCGTTTTCCCGGAAGAAGATGATCCGGTATACGGCGGAAACGGATAAGTATTATCCGGCTCTGCTGGAAGTGGTCAAAAAAACACACGGATGGAATGATGCCTGGTGGCTGCTCCGGTATCAGATGATGACGATGGTGGAAACCTTCAAGAGGCTTTTGTGA
- a CDS encoding putative ABC transporter permease gives MNATGTMLIDLVLLFFIYSLTGWCIEVCLKYIQYHRFINRGFLTGPICPIYGTGAVLITVAVHLLTPFEEAFGTTFVISFLLCGGVEYFTSWYLEKRFHARWWDYSQKPMNLHGRVWIGNLILFGLGGVAIVHFFNPVLFTILDRIALLTKEIAVGVLAAVCASDYAMTHFILKLVKTSVECSQADNTEEISLEIRRTLTDKSVFYRRFAEAYPDVIYRTDRIKARLAEIKAETEMLKKEAEQRAQDLTKKVGQIAEPTALVKASLIERQGNLIALLYDEKTANEEVKALKATIDADLERLENRPITKIENIIRK, from the coding sequence ATGAATGCGACAGGCACAATGCTGATAGATCTTGTTCTTCTGTTTTTCATTTATTCTCTTACGGGATGGTGTATTGAGGTTTGTCTAAAATATATCCAGTATCACCGTTTTATCAACCGTGGATTCCTTACAGGGCCGATCTGCCCTATCTATGGAACCGGGGCAGTACTGATCACCGTTGCGGTACACCTCTTGACTCCCTTTGAAGAAGCCTTTGGTACAACCTTTGTCATATCATTTCTATTGTGCGGTGGAGTAGAGTATTTTACAAGCTGGTATTTGGAGAAACGCTTTCATGCCCGTTGGTGGGATTATAGTCAAAAGCCCATGAATCTGCATGGTCGGGTGTGGATAGGAAATTTGATTCTGTTTGGATTGGGTGGTGTTGCGATCGTCCATTTCTTTAATCCGGTACTTTTTACAATACTGGATAGGATTGCTCTGCTGACAAAAGAAATTGCAGTTGGAGTGCTGGCCGCGGTCTGTGCTTCGGACTATGCCATGACTCACTTTATCCTGAAACTGGTGAAAACGAGCGTTGAGTGTAGTCAGGCAGACAATACAGAGGAAATTAGTTTGGAGATCAGACGTACGCTCACAGATAAATCTGTTTTTTATCGCCGCTTTGCTGAAGCCTATCCAGACGTGATTTATAGGACTGACCGCATAAAGGCGCGGTTGGCTGAAATAAAAGCAGAGACAGAAATGCTTAAGAAGGAGGCAGAACAAAGAGCACAGGACCTGACAAAAAAGGTTGGGCAAATCGCTGAGCCAACAGCTTTGGTTAAAGCCAGTCTGATTGAGCGACAGGGAAATTTGATTGCATTGCTATACGATGAAAAAACGGCGAACGAGGAAGTAAAAGCTCTGAAAGCGACAATAGATGCGGATCTGGAAAGGCTGGAGAACAGACCCATTACTAAGATCGAGAATATTATAAGGAAATAG
- a CDS encoding DUF3048 domain-containing protein, translating to MTKKIVSLFLALALLAAVPAFAEPTEIDGISDRNIKINRAGLNPSADDVIGEGFSPTTGRALDEIEAPDGFLGVSVTGQYQPIMVQISNSGNGVGVSKSGKLYIVAPVNGSYSDVVYEAPQKKGGNETRMSMIFSDTIPDYVGFVRSTRLTHCRIRQEWDCAYCTSGYSSADVPEEWRKLGVRNPAGATPDDIGLAYVGDYPKAWKDYVWRLSGIDSANSELFMPADIVKNIVPKDHVPANHTWLFSDDLPEGGDSGSIVYVTWGNKYETDSRLEYDSSLNAYIRYVNVEKLGDVPYKDTVLVNPEIKKVRNSEGETVKKVVAESRNENELITFNNIIVQGIGMHWIDSLRPDPELTGTGNADYFMGGKHYRGVWERTDINSRTVFYGEDGNEIKLQKGRTLIILMPYVEGSGSRKMTKSEKYSVKYE from the coding sequence ATGACCAAGAAAATCGTTTCCCTGTTCCTTGCCCTGGCCCTGCTGGCAGCAGTTCCCGCCTTTGCGGAACCCACTGAGATCGATGGTATTTCCGACCGTAACATCAAAATCAATCGTGCCGGCCTCAACCCTTCCGCGGATGACGTGATCGGCGAAGGCTTCAGCCCCACTACCGGCCGCGCGCTGGATGAAATCGAAGCCCCGGACGGCTTCCTGGGTGTTTCCGTCACCGGCCAGTACCAGCCGATCATGGTACAGATCTCCAATTCCGGCAACGGCGTCGGCGTTAGCAAGAGCGGCAAGCTGTACATCGTCGCCCCCGTCAACGGTTCCTATTCCGATGTGGTCTATGAAGCGCCCCAGAAGAAGGGCGGCAATGAAACCCGTATGTCCATGATCTTCTCCGACACCATTCCGGACTATGTCGGCTTTGTCCGCAGCACCCGCCTCACCCACTGCCGTATCCGGCAGGAATGGGACTGTGCTTACTGCACCTCCGGTTATTCCTCTGCTGACGTCCCGGAAGAATGGCGGAAGCTGGGCGTCCGCAACCCCGCCGGTGCCACTCCGGACGATATCGGCCTGGCCTATGTCGGTGACTACCCCAAGGCCTGGAAAGACTATGTCTGGCGTCTCAGCGGTATCGACAGCGCCAACAGCGAGCTCTTCATGCCCGCGGACATCGTCAAGAACATCGTCCCGAAGGACCACGTCCCGGCCAACCATACCTGGCTCTTCTCGGATGACCTGCCCGAAGGCGGCGACTCCGGCTCCATCGTCTATGTGACCTGGGGCAACAAATATGAAACCGACAGCCGCCTGGAGTACGATTCTTCCCTCAATGCCTATATCCGCTATGTCAATGTGGAGAAACTCGGCGATGTGCCCTACAAGGATACCGTGCTCGTGAACCCGGAGATCAAAAAGGTCCGGAACAGCGAAGGCGAAACCGTCAAAAAGGTTGTGGCGGAAAGCCGGAACGAAAATGAGCTCATTACCTTCAACAACATCATTGTCCAGGGCATCGGCATGCACTGGATCGACAGCCTCCGTCCGGATCCGGAACTCACCGGCACCGGCAACGCTGACTACTTCATGGGCGGCAAGCACTACCGCGGCGTCTGGGAGCGCACCGACATCAACAGCCGTACCGTTTTCTACGGTGAGGACGGCAACGAGATCAAGCTCCAGAAGGGCCGCACCCTGATCATCCTCATGCCTTACGTGGAAGGTTCCGGCAGCCGGAAGATGACCAAGAGCGAGAAATACAGCGTCAAATACGAATAA
- a CDS encoding ADP-ribosylglycohydrolase family protein, with product MYGAILGDIIGSPFEFDQGGKTKEFPLFSKRSGFTDDSVMTLAVADALMAAGKDPERTKTLLVYSMQRWGKKEPDAGYGGMFYRWLRMENPQPYGSYGNGSAMRVSSAGWLYDTLEETREMARLTAEVTHNHPEGIKGAECTAAVIFLARNGKSKEEIREYVVSEFGYDLSRTCDEIRPGYHHVETCQETVPEAVTAFLEGNSFEDVIRTAVSLGGDCDTLTCIAGSMAEAFYGVPEELKEECRERITPEMREILERFDKVRK from the coding sequence ATGTACGGAGCGATACTGGGAGATATCATCGGGAGCCCCTTTGAGTTTGACCAGGGAGGGAAGACAAAGGAGTTTCCGCTGTTTTCGAAAAGAAGCGGATTCACGGATGATTCCGTGATGACCCTGGCAGTGGCGGACGCCCTGATGGCGGCCGGGAAGGACCCGGAAAGGACAAAGACGCTGCTGGTGTATTCCATGCAGCGGTGGGGGAAGAAGGAACCGGACGCCGGATACGGCGGGATGTTTTACCGGTGGCTGCGGATGGAGAATCCGCAGCCTTACGGAAGCTACGGAAACGGCAGCGCCATGCGGGTGTCTTCCGCGGGCTGGCTGTATGACACCCTGGAGGAAACCAGGGAAATGGCCCGGCTGACGGCGGAAGTGACGCACAACCACCCGGAAGGCATCAAGGGCGCGGAATGTACGGCTGCGGTGATCTTCCTGGCCAGGAACGGAAAGAGCAAGGAAGAGATCCGGGAGTATGTGGTATCTGAATTCGGATATGACTTAAGCCGGACCTGCGATGAGATCCGGCCGGGGTACCATCATGTGGAGACCTGCCAGGAGACGGTGCCGGAAGCGGTGACGGCCTTCCTGGAAGGGAACAGCTTTGAGGACGTGATCCGGACAGCGGTCTCCCTGGGCGGAGACTGCGATACGCTGACCTGCATCGCGGGCAGCATGGCGGAAGCGTTCTACGGGGTACCGGAGGAACTGAAGGAGGAATGCCGGGAAAGGATCACGCCGGAGATGCGGGAGATCCTGGAGCGGTTTGATAAGGTAAGGAAGTAA
- a CDS encoding GGDEF domain-containing protein, with protein sequence MLSHLISVHYITIFLVVLLGIKLHAQGKTRDVELRFYWLTLICCALLVVEDVLETAAAEDPDMRFWRTLLSIMGYVLRPTAAMGPLLVVCPKRLRNWKLWIPWGINLIVNLTAFFSPAAFYFNENYDFVRGPLGYVVFAVSFLYLLMIQSMIWKRFYEGKTAERWILIVCVVGCMLASVVDALYGRVHINEAIMISCVFLFIYLRSHDNYLDPLTNLRNRFAFYDDSEHLVRDISAAASMDMNGLKELNDTNGHAAGDKALVAIGGCLREAVSRNTIAYRVGGDEFAVLFMRQDEGTVKAALAGMKERIEAAGYSVSAGYAMKAAGQGLEEVLQEADREMYKDKTAYYFRSGKDRRGHAGTPGGIRPC encoded by the coding sequence ATGTTATCTCATCTCATCAGCGTGCATTATATTACCATCTTTTTGGTGGTCCTGCTGGGGATCAAGCTGCACGCCCAGGGAAAGACACGGGATGTGGAGCTGCGGTTTTACTGGCTGACGCTGATCTGCTGCGCACTGCTGGTAGTGGAGGATGTACTGGAGACCGCGGCGGCGGAGGATCCGGATATGCGGTTCTGGCGCACGCTCCTGTCCATAATGGGGTATGTGCTGCGGCCTACGGCGGCCATGGGGCCGCTGCTGGTGGTCTGCCCGAAGAGACTCAGGAACTGGAAATTGTGGATCCCGTGGGGGATCAACCTGATCGTGAACCTGACGGCATTCTTTTCTCCGGCCGCGTTCTACTTTAATGAGAACTACGATTTTGTACGGGGACCGCTGGGCTATGTGGTGTTCGCGGTATCCTTCCTTTACCTGCTGATGATCCAGAGCATGATCTGGAAACGGTTCTATGAGGGCAAAACCGCAGAGCGGTGGATCCTGATCGTGTGCGTGGTGGGCTGCATGCTGGCCTCCGTGGTGGATGCCCTGTACGGGCGGGTGCACATCAACGAGGCGATCATGATCTCCTGCGTGTTCCTGTTTATCTACCTGCGGTCCCATGACAACTACCTGGATCCGCTGACGAACCTGCGGAACCGGTTCGCGTTCTACGACGACAGCGAGCACCTGGTCCGGGATATCTCCGCGGCAGCCTCCATGGACATGAACGGGCTGAAGGAGCTGAACGACACGAACGGCCACGCGGCTGGCGACAAGGCGCTGGTGGCAATAGGGGGATGCCTGAGGGAAGCTGTAAGCCGGAACACGATCGCCTACCGGGTGGGCGGAGATGAGTTTGCGGTGCTGTTCATGCGGCAGGACGAGGGCACGGTGAAGGCGGCTCTTGCGGGCATGAAGGAACGCATTGAAGCGGCCGGGTACAGCGTGTCCGCCGGATACGCCATGAAGGCGGCGGGGCAGGGCCTGGAAGAGGTGCTGCAGGAAGCGGACCGGGAGATGTATAAGGACAAGACGGCGTATTACTTCCGGAGCGGAAAAGACCGGCGGGGGCATGCGGGAACCCCGGGAGGAATAAGGCCCTGTTGA
- a CDS encoding pyroglutamyl-peptidase I family protein → MKKILITAFEPFGGSAVNTSAAVLEKLPKEIGGAGVEKALLPVVFGKAAEKALTCKADCIFLLGEAGGRTAVTPERRGRNERNARIPDNEGNKPEGEKILADGPEEYLTVFPVDAITEEMKAEGYGIEVSEDAGTYVCNDTFYLAGVKSAVPVQFIHVPAEREKAEAFGEIVERFIEKCLKSIFQ, encoded by the coding sequence GTGAAGAAGATTCTGATCACGGCGTTTGAACCGTTTGGCGGAAGCGCGGTGAATACGTCCGCGGCGGTGCTGGAAAAGCTGCCGAAGGAGATTGGCGGGGCCGGGGTGGAAAAGGCGCTGCTGCCGGTGGTGTTCGGGAAGGCGGCGGAGAAGGCTCTGACCTGTAAGGCGGACTGTATCTTTCTGCTGGGGGAGGCCGGAGGCCGGACAGCGGTGACCCCGGAACGCCGGGGAAGGAATGAGCGGAATGCCCGGATCCCGGACAATGAAGGGAATAAGCCGGAAGGGGAGAAGATCCTGGCGGACGGGCCGGAGGAATACCTGACGGTGTTTCCCGTGGATGCCATCACGGAAGAGATGAAGGCGGAAGGATACGGGATCGAAGTATCCGAAGACGCGGGAACCTATGTGTGTAATGACACCTTCTACCTGGCGGGCGTGAAGAGCGCTGTGCCGGTGCAGTTCATTCATGTGCCGGCGGAGAGGGAGAAGGCGGAGGCGTTTGGGGAGATAGTGGAAAGGTTTATTGAAAAATGCCTGAAAAGCATTTTTCAATAA
- a CDS encoding CpsB/CapC family capsule biosynthesis tyrosine phosphatase, giving the protein MEEKYQFIDIHSHIIYGADDGAGSLGEAVRLLELDEEEGAAAVFATPHYGKENGYAPDAAGVMQTFERIRERAAEEVPGLQLYLGTEWYCAWNLGERIRRREAFRMNDTDYVLVEFLEYSEEHESADRILTNLAELKRQGFKPILAHPERYKAMQEDWDLAKQVCDMGVLLQVNAYDLDLNWKIRTKELAQWLAAERMVSFIGSDMHGVYNGKRVPKMKEGIRWLYEHTDREYADAVAFGNAERLLGVSLDK; this is encoded by the coding sequence ATGGAGGAGAAGTATCAGTTTATCGATATACACAGCCATATTATCTACGGCGCGGATGACGGGGCCGGAAGCCTGGGGGAAGCGGTCAGGCTGCTGGAGCTGGATGAAGAAGAAGGCGCGGCGGCTGTGTTTGCCACCCCCCATTACGGGAAGGAAAACGGATACGCGCCGGACGCTGCCGGGGTGATGCAGACCTTTGAGCGCATCCGGGAACGGGCGGCGGAGGAAGTGCCGGGGCTTCAGCTTTACCTGGGAACGGAATGGTACTGCGCCTGGAACCTGGGAGAGCGGATCCGGAGGCGGGAAGCCTTCCGGATGAACGATACGGACTATGTGCTGGTGGAGTTCCTGGAATACAGCGAGGAGCATGAAAGCGCGGACAGGATCCTGACGAACCTTGCGGAGTTGAAGAGGCAGGGATTCAAACCGATCCTGGCCCATCCGGAAAGGTATAAGGCGATGCAGGAGGATTGGGACCTGGCGAAGCAGGTATGCGATATGGGCGTGCTCCTGCAGGTGAACGCGTATGACCTGGACCTGAACTGGAAGATCCGGACCAAGGAGCTGGCCCAGTGGCTGGCTGCGGAGCGGATGGTTTCGTTTATCGGGAGCGACATGCACGGGGTGTATAACGGCAAGCGGGTTCCGAAGATGAAGGAGGGCATCCGGTGGCTGTATGAGCATACGGACAGGGAGTACGCGGACGCGGTGGCCTTCGGGAACGCGGAGCGGCTGCTGGGAGTATCTTTGGATAAATAA
- a CDS encoding Hsp20/alpha crystallin family protein: MLMPSIFAENLFDDWFDFPSFRNMDRQLYGRHFAREMKTDVHEHDDHYEVDIDLPGFQKDQIQLSLENGYLTITATKEVEKDKTKKGKTIRQERYDGTLQRSFYVGDALTEEDITAKLEHGVLSLNIPKKNEKKLPEKKLIAIEG; encoded by the coding sequence ATGTTGATGCCGAGTATTTTTGCTGAGAATTTGTTCGATGATTGGTTTGATTTCCCGTCTTTCCGGAACATGGATCGTCAGCTCTACGGCAGGCACTTTGCCCGTGAGATGAAGACCGATGTGCATGAGCATGATGACCATTACGAAGTGGACATTGACCTGCCCGGCTTCCAGAAGGATCAGATTCAGTTGAGTCTTGAGAATGGTTATCTGACCATCACGGCCACGAAAGAGGTCGAGAAGGATAAGACGAAGAAGGGCAAGACCATACGTCAGGAGCGTTACGACGGAACGCTGCAGCGGAGCTTCTATGTGGGCGATGCGCTTACGGAGGAAGATATCACCGCAAAGCTGGAGCATGGTGTGCTGAGCTTGAACATCCCGAAGAAAAACGAGAAAAAGCTTCCTGAAAAGAAGCTGATCGCGATTGAAGGATAA